One window of Mediterraneibacter butyricigenes genomic DNA carries:
- a CDS encoding SDR family NAD(P)-dependent oxidoreductase, translating to MKIAIVTGASSGMGREFVKQISRLYTGLDEIWVIARRRERLTQLQEESMYPLRTLDGDITDPKFLEEFAYLLQATSPDVRMLVNAAGVGSNGTIADLAEINDRLQPEMVRLNCEALLEMTQKVLPYLSEKSRIINLASGAAFCPQPGFAVYAATKSFVLSFSRALGRELKKKKIYVTAVCSGPVATEFFASDTMKIVAWKKPFLADPNAVVRKALIDSGKRKKLSVYGGSMKLVRILTKILPIDFLVWIMGI from the coding sequence ATGAAAATAGCGATTGTGACCGGAGCATCCTCCGGTATGGGAAGAGAATTTGTAAAACAGATTTCCAGGCTGTACACAGGACTGGACGAAATCTGGGTGATTGCGAGACGGAGAGAACGTCTGACGCAGTTACAGGAAGAAAGTATGTATCCGCTGCGTACTCTGGATGGAGACATTACGGATCCGAAGTTTCTGGAAGAATTCGCCTATCTGTTACAGGCTACAAGCCCGGACGTGAGGATGCTGGTCAATGCAGCCGGTGTGGGGAGCAATGGCACCATAGCAGATCTGGCAGAAATCAATGACAGACTGCAGCCGGAAATGGTACGACTGAATTGCGAGGCACTTCTGGAAATGACACAGAAAGTGCTCCCTTATCTTTCTGAGAAAAGCAGAATCATCAACCTGGCATCGGGAGCGGCGTTTTGTCCGCAACCGGGATTTGCGGTCTATGCGGCAACCAAATCCTTTGTTCTTTCCTTTTCCAGAGCACTGGGAAGAGAGTTGAAGAAGAAAAAGATTTATGTGACGGCAGTTTGTTCGGGACCGGTTGCTACGGAATTTTTTGCATCGGATACCATGAAGATAGTTGCCTGGAAAAAGCCGTTCCTTGCAGATCCGAATGCAGTGGTTCGAAAAGCGCTGATTGATTCGGGAAAACGGAAAAAACTTTCGGTATACGGTGGCAGTATGAAGCTGGTACGTATTTTGACGAAGATTTTACCGATTGATTTTCTGGTTTGGATCATGGGAATCTGA
- the hisIE gene encoding bifunctional phosphoribosyl-AMP cyclohydrolase/phosphoribosyl-ATP diphosphatase HisIE, whose product MSYKRLTPCVFIYKGKAVRWFDDKEVLSEDVVGLAKYYSDRGADELIVFDLSDSDEEHEESINLMRKINRVIRIPMIAGGNIKRQEDVKKILYTGAKRAVLNLSKQVCTEMLEEVSKRFGKERIAVSLNDFDALFKQQHRIEEFSTEIVFMHRLDLNSVMNVTEIPCVVLTDTMEESEIFKILKSTGVKGVSGKFVSQPHFDFNAFKEACSEEGIKMTSFESMMDFSEFKLNSDGLLPVVVQDYKTNAVLMVAYMDEEAFEHTIKTGKMTYHSRSRNELWVKGETSGHFQYVKTLTIDCDKDTLLAKVEQIGAACHTGNPTCFFQPVAGTDDDTTDPLKVFESVYATIKDRKEHPKEGSYTNYLFDKGIDKILKKVGEECAELIIASKNPNPEEVKYEMSDLLYHAMVLMVERGITWDDITKELADR is encoded by the coding sequence ATGAGTTATAAAAGATTAACCCCTTGTGTATTTATCTATAAAGGGAAGGCAGTCCGATGGTTTGATGACAAAGAAGTTCTGTCGGAAGATGTGGTCGGACTGGCAAAATATTACAGCGACAGGGGTGCGGATGAACTGATCGTATTCGATCTGTCAGATTCCGATGAAGAACATGAGGAGTCTATCAATCTGATGAGAAAGATAAACCGCGTGATCCGGATTCCTATGATTGCCGGCGGAAATATCAAGCGTCAGGAAGATGTAAAAAAGATTTTGTATACCGGTGCAAAACGTGCGGTACTGAATCTGTCCAAACAAGTTTGCACAGAGATGTTGGAAGAAGTATCCAAACGATTTGGAAAAGAGCGGATTGCCGTTTCCTTAAATGATTTTGATGCACTGTTTAAACAGCAGCACCGAATTGAAGAATTCAGCACAGAGATTGTCTTTATGCATCGGTTGGATCTGAATTCCGTGATGAATGTAACGGAGATTCCATGCGTCGTGCTGACGGATACCATGGAAGAAAGCGAAATTTTCAAAATTCTGAAAAGTACAGGAGTCAAAGGCGTTTCCGGTAAATTTGTGAGCCAGCCGCACTTTGATTTTAACGCATTTAAAGAGGCATGCAGTGAAGAAGGAATTAAGATGACTTCCTTTGAAAGTATGATGGATTTTTCGGAATTCAAGTTAAATTCAGACGGACTGCTGCCGGTTGTAGTGCAGGATTACAAGACCAATGCGGTACTTATGGTGGCGTATATGGATGAAGAGGCCTTTGAACATACCATCAAGACCGGAAAAATGACTTACCACAGTCGAAGCCGGAATGAACTCTGGGTAAAGGGAGAAACCTCCGGACATTTCCAGTATGTAAAAACACTGACGATCGATTGTGATAAAGACACGCTTCTTGCAAAGGTAGAACAGATCGGGGCGGCATGCCATACCGGTAATCCAACCTGTTTCTTCCAGCCGGTTGCGGGAACAGACGATGACACCACAGATCCTCTGAAAGTCTTTGAATCGGTATATGCAACCATCAAGGATCGAAAAGAGCATCCGAAAGAGGGATCCTATACCAACTATCTGTTCGATAAGGGAATCGATAAGATTTTGAAAAAAGTAGGAGAGGAATGTGCGGAGCTGATCATTGCCTCCAAGAATCCGAATCCGGAAGAGGTAAAATACGAAATGTCTGATCTTTTGTATCATGCCATGGTTCTGATGGTAGAACGTGGAATTACCTGGGATGATATTACGAAAGAACTGGCAGACCGCTAG
- the hisB gene encoding imidazoleglycerol-phosphate dehydratase HisB, protein MEQRIGNCHRETKETQIEVTICLDGQGKNDIHTGIGFFDHMLDGFARHGLFDLTVHVNGDLDVDCHHTVEDTGIVLGQAISEALGDKAGIKRYGSFLLPMDETLAMCAIDLSGRPYLNYDANYTVEKIGELDTEMIREFFYAVSYGAMMNLHLKILDGVNNHHMAEAMFKAFGKALDMATMEEPRMKEVWSTKGSL, encoded by the coding sequence ATGGAACAGCGTATTGGAAATTGTCACAGAGAGACAAAAGAGACACAGATTGAGGTAACGATCTGTCTGGACGGACAGGGAAAAAATGACATTCATACCGGAATCGGTTTTTTCGATCATATGCTGGATGGATTTGCAAGACACGGACTGTTTGACCTGACGGTTCATGTCAACGGAGATCTGGATGTAGACTGTCATCATACGGTAGAAGATACCGGAATCGTGTTGGGACAGGCGATTTCAGAGGCTTTGGGAGATAAAGCAGGGATTAAGCGGTATGGAAGTTTTCTGCTGCCGATGGATGAGACTCTGGCAATGTGTGCCATTGATCTGTCCGGCCGCCCCTATCTGAATTATGATGCCAACTATACCGTGGAGAAGATTGGAGAACTGGACACCGAAATGATCCGGGAATTTTTCTACGCCGTGTCTTACGGAGCGATGATGAATCTTCATCTGAAGATCCTGGACGGCGTCAACAATCATCATATGGCAGAGGCGATGTTTAAAGCATTTGGAAAGGCTCTGGATATGGCGACAATGGAAGAACCCAGAATGAAAGAAGTCTGGTCTACGAAAGGAAGTCTGTAG
- a CDS encoding Wadjet anti-phage system protein JetA family protein, with product MNLMERLPADFFKLFTSKYTEYYIRFLAAIYEEMSLSYSVLGLTERECKNVMNEKIATESLFWEEENMEEDGVFLNRGNMASVCLKHFEDWGWMKQDYDETLNCYVVTFPEYSQLFIELFQKMLSENESQERESVLTVYSHLYTYRSDKEKNNEILKSALRTSKKLVQMMVNMQDGMRTYFDELSRQKDFRGIQEVLVKEINNSDSKKYAILTTTDSFYRYKEAVKELLDQILEEKEHQRLELEGERIRLLAAEQEKKNEGRLEENSAGPLLHSVNEQPLITAETLKLRRIEHLLDLAEEAMDMIQKIERQFDAIEKRYNRLIEQKTMFASRAAARIRYILQEGNEIEDQTVALIHLLNHSEKKEEILQKLSEVIRVSRQYSAITDKSMYRIRDRKQESFDPQAVEQASDTSGENLDDFILKPLYTKEELRAFRKLHEKDGRFQVEKDSIQSMEDLEKLFFLWQEATENAESDQEISLGEDLSTEEGYTFSALSLRSKAFHEGQSKEKQ from the coding sequence ATGAATTTAATGGAACGCCTTCCGGCGGATTTTTTTAAACTGTTCACAAGTAAATATACCGAATATTATATCCGGTTTCTGGCAGCAATTTACGAAGAGATGAGTCTGTCTTATTCTGTCCTCGGACTTACAGAACGGGAATGCAAAAATGTGATGAACGAAAAGATTGCAACGGAGTCTCTGTTCTGGGAGGAAGAGAACATGGAAGAGGACGGTGTGTTCTTAAATCGTGGAAATATGGCGTCTGTCTGTCTGAAACATTTTGAAGACTGGGGCTGGATGAAACAGGATTATGATGAGACGTTGAACTGCTATGTGGTGACTTTTCCGGAGTACAGCCAATTGTTTATCGAATTGTTCCAGAAAATGCTCAGTGAAAATGAAAGTCAGGAGAGGGAAAGTGTGTTGACCGTATACAGCCATCTGTATACCTACCGTTCGGACAAAGAGAAAAATAATGAGATCTTAAAGAGTGCGCTTCGCACTTCCAAGAAACTGGTACAGATGATGGTTAATATGCAGGACGGGATGCGGACTTATTTTGATGAATTGTCCAGACAGAAAGATTTCCGTGGAATTCAGGAAGTTCTGGTAAAGGAAATTAATAACAGTGACAGTAAGAAATATGCGATTCTTACGACGACGGACAGTTTTTACCGGTATAAAGAAGCTGTAAAAGAGCTGTTGGACCAGATTCTGGAAGAGAAAGAACATCAGCGTCTGGAACTGGAAGGAGAACGGATCCGTCTCCTTGCCGCAGAGCAGGAGAAAAAAAACGAAGGAAGATTGGAAGAAAATTCGGCAGGTCCCCTGTTACATTCAGTCAATGAACAGCCGTTGATAACAGCGGAGACGTTAAAACTTCGGAGAATCGAACATTTGCTGGATCTGGCAGAAGAGGCAATGGATATGATACAGAAGATTGAACGTCAGTTTGATGCCATTGAGAAGCGCTACAATCGCCTGATTGAACAGAAGACCATGTTTGCTTCCCGTGCAGCGGCCAGAATCCGTTATATCCTTCAGGAGGGAAATGAGATCGAAGACCAGACGGTTGCACTAATCCATCTGCTCAATCACAGTGAAAAGAAAGAAGAAATTCTGCAAAAACTTTCGGAAGTGATTCGAGTATCCAGACAGTACAGCGCGATAACCGATAAGAGCATGTACCGGATCAGGGACAGAAAGCAGGAAAGCTTTGATCCGCAGGCTGTAGAACAGGCTTCAGATACTTCCGGAGAAAATCTGGATGATTTTATTCTGAAACCTTTATATACCAAAGAGGAATTAAGAGCCTTTCGAAAGTTGCATGAAAAAGACGGAAGATTTCAGGTGGAGAAAGATTCGATTCAGTCCATGGAAGATCTGGAAAAATTATTCTTCTTGTGGCAGGAAGCGACAGAAAATGCCGAGAGTGATCAGGAAATCAGTCTGGGAGAAGACCTGAGTACAGAAGAAGGTTATACGTTCTCTGCACTGTCTCTTCGATCAAAGGCATTTCATGAAGGTCAATCGAAAGAAAAACAGTAA
- the hisG gene encoding ATP phosphoribosyltransferase, with amino-acid sequence MKYLTFALTKGRLADKTLEMLESAGITCEEMKDKDSRKLIFVNEDLKLKFFLAKGPDVPTYVEYGAADIGVVGKDTIVEAGRSAYEVLDLGFGKCRMCVCGYKEAKDLLNRKELIRVATKYPNIAKDYFYNKKHQTVEIIKMNGSIELAPIVGLSEVIVDIVETGTTLKENGLEVLEEICPLSARMIVNPVSMRMESERIQNLIVNLRTMLQEGKR; translated from the coding sequence ATGAAATATTTAACATTTGCTCTGACAAAGGGAAGACTTGCTGACAAGACACTGGAGATGCTGGAGTCAGCGGGAATCACCTGCGAAGAGATGAAGGACAAGGATTCGAGAAAACTGATCTTTGTAAATGAAGATCTGAAATTAAAATTTTTCCTGGCAAAAGGACCGGATGTGCCGACTTATGTAGAATATGGAGCAGCAGATATCGGCGTTGTCGGCAAGGATACCATCGTAGAGGCCGGCCGTTCCGCTTATGAGGTTCTGGATCTAGGCTTCGGAAAATGCAGAATGTGCGTCTGCGGATATAAAGAAGCGAAAGACCTTCTGAACCGGAAGGAACTGATCCGCGTAGCAACCAAATACCCGAATATTGCAAAAGACTATTTCTATAATAAAAAACATCAGACGGTGGAGATCATCAAAATGAATGGTTCCATCGAGCTGGCACCGATCGTTGGACTTTCCGAGGTGATCGTGGACATTGTGGAGACAGGTACCACATTGAAAGAAAACGGACTGGAAGTGTTGGAAGAAATCTGTCCGCTGTCTGCCAGAATGATCGTGAATCCGGTCAGCATGAGAATGGAAAGTGAGCGGATCCAGAATCTGATCGTAAATCTGAGAACCATGCTTCAGGAGGGAAAAAGATGA
- the hisD gene encoding histidinol dehydrogenase produces MKIERLTAESRKNLLEDLLKRSPNQYGQYEERVQVILNRVKEEKDQALFAYTEQFDHAKITAETIKVTEEEIQEAYTQVDESLLEVVRKALKNIESYHAKQMQYSWFDSKPNGTMLGQKVTALQRVGVYVPGGKAVYPSSVLMNIMPAKVAGVEEIIMTTPPGPDGKVNPTTLVAAHEAGATAVYKVGGAQAIAALAYGTESIPKVDKIVGPGNIYVALAKKAVYGHVSIDSIAGPSEILVIADETANPRFVAADLLSQAEHDELASAILVTTSEDVANAVNKEIEGFLKVLSRSEIIKKSLENYGHILLAETLEEAIETANEIASEHLEIVTKDPYQVMMKIRNAGAIFLGEYSSEPLGDYFAGPNHILPTNGTAKFFSPLSVDDFLKKSSIIAYSKEALEAVHKDIETFAEAEQLTAHANSIKVRFPED; encoded by the coding sequence ATGAAAATCGAAAGACTGACTGCAGAGTCCAGAAAAAACCTTCTGGAAGATCTGTTAAAGAGAAGTCCGAACCAGTACGGACAGTATGAAGAAAGAGTTCAGGTAATCCTGAACCGCGTAAAAGAGGAAAAGGATCAGGCGCTGTTTGCTTATACAGAACAGTTTGATCATGCAAAAATCACGGCAGAGACTATCAAAGTGACAGAAGAAGAGATTCAGGAAGCCTATACCCAGGTAGATGAAAGTCTTCTGGAAGTTGTCAGAAAAGCTCTGAAAAATATTGAGTCTTATCATGCAAAACAAATGCAGTACAGTTGGTTTGACAGCAAACCCAACGGAACCATGCTGGGACAGAAGGTGACGGCGCTTCAGAGAGTGGGTGTCTATGTGCCGGGCGGAAAGGCTGTCTATCCGTCTTCCGTACTGATGAACATTATGCCGGCAAAGGTAGCGGGCGTGGAGGAAATCATTATGACCACACCTCCGGGACCGGATGGCAAGGTGAATCCTACCACATTAGTGGCAGCTCACGAAGCAGGAGCAACCGCTGTTTACAAAGTGGGCGGTGCTCAGGCAATCGCAGCGTTGGCATACGGAACCGAGAGTATTCCAAAGGTTGACAAGATCGTAGGCCCGGGAAATATTTATGTGGCACTGGCAAAGAAAGCGGTTTACGGACATGTCAGCATTGATTCGATCGCCGGACCAAGCGAAATTCTGGTGATCGCAGACGAAACTGCAAATCCGAGATTTGTAGCTGCCGATCTTTTATCACAGGCAGAGCATGATGAACTGGCATCCGCCATTCTGGTGACCACCAGCGAAGATGTGGCAAATGCCGTAAATAAAGAAATTGAAGGCTTCTTAAAAGTATTGTCAAGAAGTGAGATCATAAAGAAATCGCTGGAAAATTACGGACACATTCTTCTGGCTGAAACTCTGGAGGAAGCGATCGAGACAGCCAATGAGATTGCATCTGAACATCTTGAGATCGTGACAAAGGATCCCTATCAGGTCATGATGAAGATCCGCAATGCCGGAGCAATCTTCCTGGGAGAATACAGCAGTGAGCCGCTGGGCGATTATTTTGCAGGACCAAACCATATCCTGCCGACCAATGGAACCGCCAAGTTCTTCTCTCCGCTTTCTGTCGATGATTTCCTGAAGAAATCCAGTATTATTGCCTATTCAAAAGAGGCACTGGAAGCAGTACATAAAGACATTGAGACATTTGCAGAAGCAGAACAACTGACGGCTCATGCAAATTCAATCAAAGTTCGTTTCCCGGAAGATTAA
- a CDS encoding Holliday junction resolvase RecU, whose amino-acid sequence MGTWNSRGLRGSTLEDLINHTNEWYREKGLALIQKIPTPITPVRIDKEKRHITLAYFDKISTVDYIGAVQGIPVCFDAKECASITFPLQNIHEHQVEFMRQFEQQEGISFLLIYYTEEQKLYYMRFEELEYFWNRGKNGGRKSFRMEELNPDFFLQLNRLSRIPYLDYLQKDLDIRDT is encoded by the coding sequence ATGGGAACCTGGAATTCCAGAGGTTTGAGAGGATCGACACTGGAAGATCTGATCAACCATACCAATGAATGGTATCGGGAAAAAGGTCTGGCGCTGATTCAGAAAATTCCGACTCCTATTACGCCGGTTCGGATAGATAAGGAGAAGCGACATATTACGCTGGCATATTTTGATAAGATCAGTACCGTTGATTATATTGGAGCTGTTCAGGGAATCCCGGTCTGTTTTGATGCAAAGGAATGTGCAAGTATCACATTCCCGCTTCAGAATATCCATGAACATCAGGTAGAATTTATGCGGCAGTTTGAACAACAGGAAGGAATTTCCTTTCTTCTAATCTATTATACAGAGGAGCAGAAGCTCTACTATATGAGATTTGAAGAGTTGGAATATTTCTGGAACCGTGGAAAAAACGGTGGACGAAAAAGCTTTCGAATGGAAGAATTGAATCCGGATTTTTTTCTTCAACTAAATCGACTGAGCAGGATCCCGTATCTGGATTATCTGCAAAAAGACCTGGATATTCGGGATACTTGA
- the hisZ gene encoding ATP phosphoribosyltransferase regulatory subunit, whose amino-acid sequence MKQLLHTPEGVRDIYNQECAKKLAVQDKLHEMFHLYGYHDIQTPTFEYFDVFRKEIGTISSRELYKFFDREGNTLVLRPDITPSIARAAATLYEQETMPIRLCYIGNTFINHSSYLGRLKENTQMGAELLGVDSVEADVEMIAMMIDGLKKTGLEDFQVSIGHVDFIQGLLDETGFEEEELDQLIELINNRNYFGVDEIMEASSVRGSVRDAFRILPKLTGDVDVLEQAADIAPTVNAGLAIEHLRKMYEMLKMYGVEKYITFDLSLQGSYGYYTGIVFRAYTYGTGDAVVRGGRYDHLVEKFGKSTPSIGFAILLDELMNALNRQKINIDCGYTTLIVYTEKTYKWAVALAKDFRGKGKRVEILKRTEEDTKEAYLEYGKRRQVISILWLQEDKKILMTNVLTGEEKLIG is encoded by the coding sequence ATGAAACAGCTATTACATACTCCGGAGGGAGTGCGGGATATTTATAATCAGGAATGTGCAAAGAAGCTTGCGGTGCAGGACAAACTGCATGAGATGTTTCATTTGTATGGTTATCATGATATCCAGACACCGACCTTTGAATACTTCGATGTGTTCCGGAAAGAAATCGGAACGATCTCTTCCAGAGAATTATATAAATTTTTTGACAGAGAGGGAAATACACTGGTTTTAAGACCGGATATCACGCCGTCCATCGCACGTGCAGCGGCTACTTTATATGAACAGGAAACGATGCCGATCCGTCTTTGTTATATCGGCAATACCTTCATCAATCATTCCAGTTATCTGGGCAGACTGAAAGAGAATACACAGATGGGAGCCGAGCTTCTCGGTGTAGATTCTGTGGAAGCAGATGTGGAAATGATTGCTATGATGATCGATGGGTTGAAAAAGACCGGTCTGGAAGATTTTCAGGTCAGTATCGGTCATGTGGATTTCATTCAGGGACTGTTGGATGAGACCGGATTTGAGGAAGAAGAACTGGATCAGTTGATCGAACTGATCAACAACCGGAACTATTTTGGCGTGGATGAGATTATGGAAGCCTCTTCTGTAAGAGGAAGCGTCAGAGATGCGTTCCGTATTCTGCCGAAACTGACCGGAGATGTGGATGTTCTGGAACAGGCTGCAGATATTGCGCCGACCGTCAATGCCGGACTCGCCATTGAACATTTAAGAAAAATGTATGAGATGTTAAAAATGTACGGTGTGGAGAAATATATTACCTTTGATTTGAGTCTGCAGGGAAGTTACGGATACTATACCGGAATTGTCTTCCGTGCTTATACTTACGGAACCGGAGATGCTGTGGTGCGTGGAGGACGCTATGATCATCTGGTAGAAAAATTCGGAAAGAGCACCCCGTCCATCGGATTTGCCATTCTTCTGGACGAATTGATGAATGCGTTGAACCGCCAGAAGATCAACATAGACTGCGGGTATACCACATTGATTGTTTATACAGAAAAAACCTACAAGTGGGCAGTCGCTCTGGCAAAAGATTTCCGCGGAAAAGGAAAACGTGTGGAAATTCTCAAACGGACAGAGGAGGATACCAAGGAAGCATATCTGGAATATGGCAAACGCCGTCAGGTCATCAGTATACTCTGGCTCCAGGAAGATAAGAAGATTCTGATGACAAATGTTCTGACCGGAGAAGAAAAGCTGATTGGATAA
- a CDS encoding RluA family pseudouridine synthase translates to MREFVITPNEANQRMDKYLGKLLKEAPKSFFYKMLRKKNIVLNDKKATGNEKLKTGDSIKLYLSDETFDKFAGARENVPALNQKKRNQWTLEASVVYEDENVLFLNKPVGILSQKATPEDVSVNEYVIRYLLDTHAIEEKELQTFKPSICNRLDRNTSGLITAGKSLQGLQELSVWFRDRSVGKYYLCLVKGVLEHSEKISGYLKKNEKTNQVLISKKEEPGTQRIETAYRPVCVKNGYTLLEVKLITGKTHQIRAHLASIGHPIAGDFKYGNRSWNQKLKEGYGLQSQLLHSWRLEVPKSLSLDSPLSALGGRTFTADPPELFCRICKDLGVM, encoded by the coding sequence ATGCGTGAATTTGTAATCACACCAAATGAAGCCAATCAGAGGATGGATAAATATCTGGGTAAACTTTTAAAAGAGGCTCCGAAAAGCTTTTTTTATAAGATGCTTCGGAAAAAGAATATCGTGTTGAATGATAAGAAAGCAACCGGAAATGAAAAACTGAAAACCGGAGATTCCATTAAACTCTATCTTTCAGACGAGACCTTTGATAAATTTGCAGGAGCCAGGGAAAACGTACCGGCTCTGAATCAGAAGAAACGGAATCAGTGGACGTTAGAAGCGTCTGTGGTATATGAAGATGAAAATGTTCTCTTCTTAAACAAACCGGTGGGAATCTTATCCCAGAAAGCAACACCGGAGGATGTGTCGGTCAATGAGTATGTGATCCGTTATCTTCTGGATACACATGCAATTGAAGAAAAAGAACTTCAGACATTTAAGCCTTCGATCTGCAATCGTCTGGATCGGAATACCAGTGGGCTGATCACGGCAGGAAAAAGTCTTCAGGGTCTTCAGGAGCTGAGTGTATGGTTCCGGGACAGATCTGTGGGAAAATATTATCTCTGTCTGGTAAAAGGTGTGTTGGAACATTCAGAAAAGATTTCCGGATATCTGAAGAAAAATGAAAAGACCAATCAGGTTCTGATCTCGAAAAAGGAAGAACCCGGGACACAGCGGATTGAGACAGCGTATCGTCCGGTTTGTGTGAAGAACGGATATACCTTGCTGGAAGTGAAACTGATCACAGGTAAAACCCATCAGATCCGTGCCCATCTGGCATCCATCGGACATCCGATCGCCGGGGATTTTAAATACGGAAACCGTTCTTGGAATCAGAAATTAAAAGAGGGCTATGGACTGCAAAGCCAGTTGCTTCATTCCTGGAGACTGGAAGTGCCGAAATCTCTTTCCTTGGACAGCCCACTTTCGGCTCTGGGCGGAAGAACTTTTACAGCAGATCCGCCGGAACTGTTTTGCAGGATCTGTAAAGATCTGGGGGTGATGTAG